The DNA window ACGATGGCGTTCATATGCACCCTGCTCGCCTACGGCGCCTATTTCGGGCTGGTTAGAAAGGGAGAGCGCCGCTGGCCATCAGAGCTCTCCCTTCAGGCCTTCTGGCAAGAGTATCTCGCGGGCTTTCTGGCCGGCTGCCTGATCATCACACTCACTGTTGGATTGCTCTGGCTGGCTGGCCTTTATGATATCCGGCTCAGCCAGTGGAGCGATTGGGCGCACGATCTGCGCGAGACGATCGGGACCGGCTTGCTTGAAGAATTATTGGCGCGGCTCATCCTTTTCCGCCTCCTCTCTCGGGCCTTCGGGCTGCCTGCCGGGCTCATCATCTCAGCCATAGCTTTCGGCGCTGCCCATATTTTCAACCCTCACTCCTCCCCGCTCGCCGCTATCGCCATTGCTGTCGAAGCCGGGCTGCTCTTTGCGGGCTTCTATATCCTGACCGGCAGGGTCTGGATGTCGGCTGGAATCCACGCTGGCTGGAACCTGATGCTTGGCGGCGTTTTCGGCGCTCGCGTGTCCGGCATGGCCAGCGACGGGAGCCTTTTGACGAGCCTTCCCAAACCGGGGTCCATGGACATCCTGACCGGCGGGGCCTTCGGGCCAGAAGCTTCCCTGCCCGCCGTGATCATTGGCCTTGCCGCCTTTGTCTTGACCCTGCGCCAGCTGCCAAAGACGGACGCCTGAACAGCCACACTTTCGTATGGCTGCCCCATGCCATGATGGTGGTGGTCCGTGCGCTTTCGATCGGCGATTGACTAAGCTCGAAAGCGAAAGGCCCTCCCATGAGCGAATGTGAAGGAAGCGCTTACCGGGCAGATCGCACCGGATCTGGCAAAAGACAGAGCGCTTCAACAGAAAATCCGGCTGAGATCCTGGCCCCTGCCGAGACCGATGGGCAGGGTCTGCTCTCCAGCCTTCAGGACAACGGCATCGCGTTTTGGGTCTACTGCACGGCAAGCTGCCGCAGCTTCCTGCTTGGCCCCGATGGTATTGTGCCTGGTATTGCTGGGGATGCATTTCATCCGGAGGGCGGTTCCTTGGTCGAAGAGGATCATGGCATCCTCGCCTCGGCTCTCGAAGCCATGGAAAAGCTGGGCGAATCCCGCGAAGTCCGGTTTCGCGTCAAAGATGAGGCCGGCGCCATTCGATGGTTGCGTTGCACAGGATCGCGCCTGCCCGGCACCAATCCTATTCGCCTCGGGGGGTTGGTCATCGACATTACTGGCGAAGTCGAAGCGGTCGAAATGCAGGCGCTGATCGCCAGCGAACTCCAGCACCGTCTGCATAATCTGTTTGCCGTTTTTTCGGCCATGGTCCGCAGCCTCGCACGGCAATTCAACGATGCCCCCTCCTACGCGAACGAACTGGAGAACCGCCTCGGGTCTCTGGCGAAAGCCCACGATCTTCTCTGGGCATCCGAGAGCCATCCGACGCTCGGAAACCTTCTCGAGGCCATTCTCGCGCCATATCGGGACCTTGCGATCCTCGAGCTGACCGGCCCGACGGTCTCGATACTCCCAGGCGCCGTAACGCCTCTCACGCTCATCCTCCACGAATGGGTCACCAATTCGGTCAAGTATGGCTGCCTGCGAGGCCTCACGGAGGCGCGCCTGACCATCTATTGGGAAACCAGCAACACCGAGCTGAGAATCCTGTGGGTTGAAGATATACCCGGGCCCATCGCCGATAGCCAACGCGGCTCCGGGTTTGGCAGTCGACTCCTGGAGGCATTGGTCAAACAGATTGATGCGCGCTTCGAACGCCGGATTTTCCCTGGTCAGACCGCCCTGTCGCTGGCCATGCCATTGCGCCTCTTCACAGCCGCATAGTACCCGTCGCCGGCGCCCCGCCCACTTGCGAGGTCTGAAGCACCGCCTCCCAATTCAAACCAGGGCGCCGGAGCCGGGCCGCACTCCGCCCCCTGGGTTGATCTCCTGCCGCCCCTGTAAGCCCTCAGCTTTCATCGATGGCTCTGCGGCGAACGAATATCCGGACGTCCGTACCAACCTATCTTAGGTTCGCGCCCAACCGGGTCAGGTTACTGCCCCCTGGACACTATTTTTCCACTATTTTTCACGGGCGGCTTCGGATCGCAGCGACGTCAGAGGACTGACCAGATAGCTGATGATCGAGCGCGTGCCGATGCGGATGTCGCTGGTGGTGCTCAGCCCAGGCGACACGGCGCGCGGCCCATCCTCCGTCTCAATGGTGCCCTTCAGCAGGGCGATCCGTGCCAGATAATAGGGCCCAGCCTTGTCCTGGATTGCATCGCGGCTAATCGAGACGATCCGTCCCGGCACGGTGCCATAGCGCGTGTAGGGGAAGGCTTCGAGCTTCACCGTCGCACCCTGCCCGGCATGGACGAAACCGGCATCCTTGTTCAGCACCCGCGCCTCCACCACCATCGAGCCTTCGGGCACGATGATCATCAGCGGCTTCACCGGCTCGGCCACACCGCCCAGCGTGTGGAGCGCCAGTTGCTGAACCGTTCCATCCTCGGGCGCAACAAGGCGCTGAAGGCGGCTACGCCGGCGAGCCTTGGTCAGCTCTTCTCGGCGCTGGATCACCTCATTTTGCGCCTTAGCCAGATCCGTCAGTGCCTGCTGGCGCGCCTGCTCACGCGATTGAGCCAGCTCCTGCCCGAATTTCGCCGCTTCCGAGAGGCCTCGCGACTGCTGCGCCACCGCGACATCACGGTCCCCCTGCTCGCCCCGTCGCTGGCGTTGCAGCTCCAGCAGGCGCAGTCCCGGCGCATAACCCTTGGCGGCCAGCCCATTCATCGCTTCCAGCTCGCGGTCCAGCACCGGCGTGGTTTCCTGAAACTTGCGGATCTGCTCCCCGGCGGAGCGCGCATCGGCCAGCGCCGACTGGCGGGCCGCCGCCATGCCCGCCACCGCCGCATTGGCATTGGCCACCTGCGCGGAGATCAGGCGGCGCTGGGTCTCGGCCACCTCGGGCGGCGTACCATCAGGCGGGGTGAAATGCAGGCCCTTGCCCGCCAGCGCATCGGCGATCGCCAGATTGCGCGCGGCGGTCAGTTCGGCATCGAGCAGCGCTTTTTCCGCCTGTTCCTGATCTGCAGTGGAGACGGTCGGGTCCAGATCGACCAGTGGCTGGCCGCGCTTCACCATATCGCCATCATGCACATAGATGCGCCGTACGATGCCGGTGTTGGCCGCCTGCACCAGCTTCACCGCATCCATCGGCACGATGCGCCCCTGCGCCGTAGCAACAATGTCGATCCGCCCCAGCATCAACCAGAGCACCGTGGCCGCAAACCCCATAAGCAGCGCCCAGGCCGTGATCCGGCCGGTGGGGGAGACAGGCTTTTCGATCACCTCCAGCGCAGCGGGTAGGAAATCGGCCTCGCGGCTGCGCAGGCGGTCGACGGTGCGCAACTTCTCTTGGTTCATCGCCTCTTGGGCCAGGCGCCAGTAATGGGCCAGCGCGCTCATGCCGCCACCCCCTGGCTGACGCCCATCTGGCGGCGGTGAAGATCAGCATAGCGGCCATCGAGCGCGATCAACTGATCATGGCTGCCGGTTTCCACGATTTTGCCCCGTTCCAGTGTGATGATCCTGTCGCATTGGCGGATGGCCGAAAGACGATGCGCAATGATCAGCACTGTGCGCCCCTTGGCCATGGCCTTGAGATTGTTCTGGATGATTTCCTCGCTTTCGGCGTCCAGCGCGGAAGTCGCCTCGTCGAAGATCAGGATGCGCGGTTGGGTTACCAGCGCGCGTGCAATAGCCAGACGCTGGCGCTGCCCGCCCGAAAGGTTGGTGCCGCGCTCCTCAATGATCGTGTCATAGCCCTGCGACAGCCGCAGAATGAACTCATGTGCTCCGGCCAGTTCCGCAGCGGCCACCACCTGCTCCAGCGGCATGGCGGGATTGGCCAGCGCGATATTGTCGCGCACTGATCGGTTGAACAGCAGGTTTTCCTGAAGCACCACGCCAATCTGGCGACGCAGCCATGCCGGGTCGATCTGGCCCACATCCACTCCATCGATCATCAGCCGCCCGGCATCGGGCACATAGAGTCGCTGCAACAGCTTGGTCAGCGTGGACTTGCCCGAGCCCGAGGAGCCGACGATGCCCAGCGTCGATCCGGCCTTGATGTCCAGATCGATGTCTTCCACCGTCCATGGCCCGTCGATGCCATAACGGAAGCGGACACCCTCGAAACGGATGGCGCCCTTGAGCGCTGGCAGAGCGGTGCGGCTGCCCGATCCCGGCTCAGTGGGCTGGTTCAGCACATCGCCGAGCCGCTGGATCGAGATACGCACCTGCTGGAAATCCTGCCACAATTGCGCGGTGCGGATCACCGGGCCGGACACGCGCTGGGCGAACATGTTGCAAGCCATCAGACCGCCCACCGTCAGCGTGTGATGGATCACCGCTTCGGCCCCGAAATAGAGGATGGCGGCCATGTTCAGCTTGGAGATCAACTGAATCGCCTGGCTGCCGCTGTTGCTCAGATCGATCACGCGCTGGCTGGCCTGCGAATAGCCCGCCAGTTGGCGTTCCCAGCGATCCTGCCATTGCGGCTCCACGGCGGCAGCCTTCACCGTCTGGATGCCGCCTATGCTTTCGACCAGAAGCG is part of the Novosphingobium sp. genome and encodes:
- a CDS encoding type I secretion system permease/ATPase — its product is MSDITPPTHMESGPTLLAVLLAMHRIAADPAQLRHAMGHHNPASAVDLVRLAKAQEGVRARHRTATWEQLASLPLPALAHGPEGWFLIGRAGDSEVLVQWPGADVAKLNRSQLEMVWSGDLIMLTTRETVGASQQRFDFSWFVPQIVKYRVLIGEVLLITLALNLLGLAAPLFFQNVVDKVLVNNTMSTLTVLAVGFVVVSIWETIFGWLRTRLYAETSQKIDVELGAKLFWHLLRLPLGYFETRRVGDTVMRVRQLESIREFLTNASLSVLVDPVFTLIFLGVMWIYSFKLFLLTLITIPAYFAVAMLLTKPLRARVNEKFERGSANNALLVESIGGIQTVKAAAVEPQWQDRWERQLAGYSQASQRVIDLSNSGSQAIQLISKLNMAAILYFGAEAVIHHTLTVGGLMACNMFAQRVSGPVIRTAQLWQDFQQVRISIQRLGDVLNQPTEPGSGSRTALPALKGAIRFEGVRFRYGIDGPWTVEDIDLDIKAGSTLGIVGSSGSGKSTLTKLLQRLYVPDAGRLMIDGVDVGQIDPAWLRRQIGVVLQENLLFNRSVRDNIALANPAMPLEQVVAAAELAGAHEFILRLSQGYDTIIEERGTNLSGGQRQRLAIARALVTQPRILIFDEATSALDAESEEIIQNNLKAMAKGRTVLIIAHRLSAIRQCDRIITLERGKIVETGSHDQLIALDGRYADLHRRQMGVSQGVAA
- a CDS encoding sensor histidine kinase; translation: MSECEGSAYRADRTGSGKRQSASTENPAEILAPAETDGQGLLSSLQDNGIAFWVYCTASCRSFLLGPDGIVPGIAGDAFHPEGGSLVEEDHGILASALEAMEKLGESREVRFRVKDEAGAIRWLRCTGSRLPGTNPIRLGGLVIDITGEVEAVEMQALIASELQHRLHNLFAVFSAMVRSLARQFNDAPSYANELENRLGSLAKAHDLLWASESHPTLGNLLEAILAPYRDLAILELTGPTVSILPGAVTPLTLILHEWVTNSVKYGCLRGLTEARLTIYWETSNTELRILWVEDIPGPIADSQRGSGFGSRLLEALVKQIDARFERRIFPGQTALSLAMPLRLFTAA
- a CDS encoding HlyD family type I secretion periplasmic adaptor subunit, yielding MSALAHYWRLAQEAMNQEKLRTVDRLRSREADFLPAALEVIEKPVSPTGRITAWALLMGFAATVLWLMLGRIDIVATAQGRIVPMDAVKLVQAANTGIVRRIYVHDGDMVKRGQPLVDLDPTVSTADQEQAEKALLDAELTAARNLAIADALAGKGLHFTPPDGTPPEVAETQRRLISAQVANANAAVAGMAAARQSALADARSAGEQIRKFQETTPVLDRELEAMNGLAAKGYAPGLRLLELQRQRRGEQGDRDVAVAQQSRGLSEAAKFGQELAQSREQARQQALTDLAKAQNEVIQRREELTKARRRSRLQRLVAPEDGTVQQLALHTLGGVAEPVKPLMIIVPEGSMVVEARVLNKDAGFVHAGQGATVKLEAFPYTRYGTVPGRIVSISRDAIQDKAGPYYLARIALLKGTIETEDGPRAVSPGLSTTSDIRIGTRSIISYLVSPLTSLRSEAAREK
- a CDS encoding type II CAAX endopeptidase family protein, which codes for MVALLIVTGAILSLQSLVKSWIPNETLTVTMAFICTLLAYGAYFGLVRKGERRWPSELSLQAFWQEYLAGFLAGCLIITLTVGLLWLAGLYDIRLSQWSDWAHDLRETIGTGLLEELLARLILFRLLSRAFGLPAGLIISAIAFGAAHIFNPHSSPLAAIAIAVEAGLLFAGFYILTGRVWMSAGIHAGWNLMLGGVFGARVSGMASDGSLLTSLPKPGSMDILTGGAFGPEASLPAVIIGLAAFVLTLRQLPKTDA